CGTAAGAGTACCAATCCCGCAGTACAGATCAACGACCTGTTCGCTGCCCGTGAGCTGAAGGTGATCGAAAAGGGTATTGAGCAGGACTTCCGCTTGTTCAGTATGCACCTGAAAAAAGGTATCAGGACGGAGCTGAAAAGTTAGCCCTGCAAAGGTTTCTTGCAAATAGTGACGACCGGCAATGCAAGTGCTGTCATGGCCAAAGATACGATTGGTGCGATGGGGATTGAAGTTCAGACTAATTCCCACCAGTTGGGGATAGCGCTCCAGCCACTCCTGCACTTGAGTATCTAGGTCGGCTAAGTCAGATAACGCTTGGTTCGGTTTGGCATTAATAATCAACGTCATTAAGATTTCTCCCGTCCGTCGACCGATGCGGATCGAGAGGTGGCGAATCAGACCCTGATGATTTTGTTCGTTATAGATGGGCCAATCTTGTTTTTGAATATCTTCTTTAATTTCCGCTAAAAAAGGATTGAACTGAGGATCCTGAACGGGGCATTGATTGAGATTAATGAGCTTGTGGCTTCCTTTGCGGTAATACCCTGCCTGTACTCGGTTGGTGTTTGGGCTTAACACAATGGGATAGGTTACCTTATTGCGGTACTCAATCGGAGATGGAGCAGCCAGCACTGGCTCGACGACTGGGGACTGGAATTTACCGATTCGCTCTAGAGCTTGAATCACATGATTCTGCTTGGCAATCAACTGATAGGCGTAGTCTACCTGCTGCCACTGGCACCCCCCACACTTATCAGCCACAATGCATTGCGGCCGCACCCGGTGGTGTGAGGCCTGCTTTATCCTTTGAAGCTGACCGTGGGCATATCTGGGTTTAACCCGAATCAACCGAACAGTGATGTGATCGCCAGGTACGGTGTTGGGGACAAAAACAACCAGATTTTGGTCTCCCCATCGACCCACTCCATCTCCAGTCGGACTGAGATCTGTAATCTCTAGATCAACTAGGCTACCTTGTTGCCAATGGCTTTCTGGTCGTTGTTGTTCCTGGGCATTTTGAAGGTTATCCACTGGCATAAATTGATGCACTAACAATTGGCATAAATAAGACGGTGGCTGTCTTAAGCTGAGGCTCTAAATGGGCCAAGGCTGATTAACACTGCCATAGCTATATGGGCAAAACAGTGATAGCTCCGTTAATTCAAGCTTTTTATCGTATACGAATATCTGGCTAATTACCTTTTTTCCCCCACTAACATTTATAAATGTCTCCCCGAACAGTGACTTTAAGGGGCATTAAGTACCGTTTATTTGCTGAACTTATTCCCTTGACGAACAAATAAGTTGCTCTATCTTTTTTAGAGCTGCAAATAAATTTATTTATGCAAACAATATTAAGATTCGGAGAATAGCAGATCCTTAACCCCTTACTATTTTCTTATTCCCAAATGTGAACCGCATTGTTGCTTGTGTAAAAAGATAAAGCAATAGATCGGTTCACCCTAGAGTGCAAGTTCAAGGGATGCGTTAATCGATACAACAATTGAGGAAGAAGGTAATGAACCTGCACTCTATGATGAATAGATTTTCTGCACAAATTCTGATGATTGGTGTGGTCATATTACTCATGGCCTGCGGGGGAGGTAACGCTTCACCCCAATCGGTTGTTGAGGAATTTATCAAAGCTGGGGCAGATGGCAAGTTCGATGAACTAAAGCCTCTATGTGCAAAAGCAGCCCCTGAGGAGTTATGTAATCCTAATGCAGATGACCGAGCAGAATTTGTCTCAATTATGAAAACGGTCAAAATTGTTGGCGAACCTAAGGTTGAGGGAAATCAGGCTCTAGTTAAGATCGCTATTTCATCTGGAGGTGAAACAGCCGAAGCGAACCTTCCTCTCGTGAAACAGGGAGATACATGGCTACTGAGTGGCGAACCTGAAAGAGTGGAGTCGTAAACCAATAGGGTGAACTTGGAATAGCTCAAAGTGACGACTAATCTGTATGGATTAGGTCAAATGCCTTTAAACGATTCACATCCCATCAGGATGTGTTCAGAAGAGAGCCATTTGCTACGTTTACTTCGCTTTGAAGATGCGATCGCATCTTCAAAACACAAAACCAGGGCACTGGTCTGTTAGCAGGATCTAGCTATAATGCTTCCGACGCAACCTAATGTAGATCAATGGAATGCCCATATTGTCTAAGCGAGAAGATCCTAAAGCGCGGCTTTGATAGCCTGCAAGATGGGACATTAGTCCAGCGATATCAGTGTAAGGATTGCAATCGGCGTTTCAACGAACGCACGGGTACCCCAATGGCTCGCTTACGCACCGCTAGTTCAGTAGTGAGCTATGCCATCAAAGCTCGCACCGAAGGGATGGGTATTCGTGCTGCAGGTCGAACTTTCGGTAAATCTCATACCACCATTATGCGTTGGGAAAAACGCCTAGCAGACCAAGCACAGAACTGGTCACCTCCCGCACCAGCAGCCTCTGATGTGACGGTAGAAGGGGATGAAGTTTACACGCGTGTAGGCAAAAATCTTCCCCCCAGCCAATCCCAGGGCTGGACCATCCATTTCCTTGAACGCGAAAGCCGCTATTGGTTGACAGCACAAGCTGGCCTCAAGGATGCACAACTTTTGCAAATGGCGTTTACTCAGCTTGGGAGTGGGTCAAAGCCTGTGATGGGATTCGATGGTTTACCGATGGTGAGAGGCGTTATGGACAAGAACTTTGGAAGCTCGCCAATGTCTATCTCAATGGTGAGGAGTGTCATCCTGACTATGGGCATCGCAAGGTTGGCGAGAGGGTTAGAAGTCGCGATGAAAGTTAAAGGGTCTCAGGGAATCGGCGAGTAGAGTGGGTGAAAGCAGAGCATCCCTTTACCGCTATCAGTCTAGGGTCTGAGGTCCATGCCAATCATAATGAGGCTCACAATGCTGCCTTGAGGAGACGATGTAGTGCTTATCGAAGACGGCAGAATCTCTACGCTAAGAAGCGGTCGGGGTTACAGCGAGTGCTAGATGTACAACGCCTGATCATAACTGGGTTAGACCCCATTGGGGCTCAGTAAGCAGACCACACCAGCAATGGAGATGGGATTTTGTTCTCGTCCGTTGAGCACACTAGAACTCCTCACCAATAAAGGGTTTAGGTATGTGCCCTGTTAGTAGACCAGTGCCTTACGCGAAGTCTCGGCCCTACACAAATTGATAAATTGATTGAGCCTCAGATAATCTATAAAACCTAATTTTCTATCCACCGATCTAAAGCAGGATAGATATATTTTGTTGTCATTTCTTCCAAAAAAAAAGATTTAATAGTCTCAGCATCGCCTAAATATTTCCAAGGGAAAAATCTGAGATTCTTTCTTTTTCACTAATTCTCAAAGTAAGCATACGCCTATTTAAATATTTACAGTGCATCTAAATTGGCTATAACAGGCACAAAAAGCATCTAACTTTAGCTATAGATTAAATTACTAAAGCAAAATAATTTACAGCTTATTCATTAGTGGAATAAAGTATATTCGAAGCATTCCGTTCATCAATCTTTTTCCTCACTACCAGCCAGTCAATATTCCGGACTCTAGCTTCTATAATTTCAGATCATTTACCCATTCTGAGTCACTTCTATGAAATACAATAGACAAAAACGGAAGTCCGTCGATGGGCAATTCTTGACTAAAATTACTATTGTCTATCTTTGTATCTTTTCTTCTCCATTTATTATTTCTCAGTTTGCTCCTCAAACCCAGATCACTCACTCTCCTACTGAAAACTCTCGCAAAGGATCAGAACATCGAGCAATCTCCCTCTCTACCCAATCTATCTCCCACCGTGATGGGAAAGACTGTTCAAACTAACAGAAGTTACGGTTTTTTTGAGTTGCGATCGCATCCACAATACTAAGAGTGCAATCTTAAAAAAATTTCCACTCCAACGTTAGTCTCATCAAGAATTTAAGACATTATTTCAGGTGAGGAGTTAATCTCACATACCCTAAATCCATCAGTCTTGAACAGGTGTCAAGATATCTTCAACCAATGCTAAATAGGGTTATTTTCAGTCTTACGGGGGTATCCAGCTTAGCTGGACACCTCAGATATACTGCGGACGACTAGTGGCTTAACATTGTAGCGGAGAGATTTGGCACACTGGGAGTATCCCCCAACCGACTCTCCTACTCGCATGATTAAAATTGATTTCACCGCAGAGGAAATCCAACAC
The genomic region above belongs to Acaryochloris sp. CCMEE 5410 and contains:
- a CDS encoding DUF4878 domain-containing protein, with amino-acid sequence MNLHSMMNRFSAQILMIGVVILLMACGGGNASPQSVVEEFIKAGADGKFDELKPLCAKAAPEELCNPNADDRAEFVSIMKTVKIVGEPKVEGNQALVKIAISSGGETAEANLPLVKQGDTWLLSGEPERVES
- the rlmD gene encoding 23S rRNA (uracil(1939)-C(5))-methyltransferase RlmD → MPVDNLQNAQEQQRPESHWQQGSLVDLEITDLSPTGDGVGRWGDQNLVVFVPNTVPGDHITVRLIRVKPRYAHGQLQRIKQASHHRVRPQCIVADKCGGCQWQQVDYAYQLIAKQNHVIQALERIGKFQSPVVEPVLAAPSPIEYRNKVTYPIVLSPNTNRVQAGYYRKGSHKLINLNQCPVQDPQFNPFLAEIKEDIQKQDWPIYNEQNHQGLIRHLSIRIGRRTGEILMTLIINAKPNQALSDLADLDTQVQEWLERYPQLVGISLNFNPHRTNRIFGHDSTCIAGRHYLQETFAGLTFQLRPDTFFQVHTEQAEVLLNTLFDHLQLTGSEQVVDLYCGIGTLTLPLAQRVKEIIGIELQAAAVDQAQTNATLNQISNVTFAAGTAKACLRELSFVPDLVLLDPPRKGCHQSVIEQLLALRPARIVYVSCHSATLARDLNLLCQSGQYDLSRVQPVDFFPQTSHVECVVFLNRRPS